CAGAACCGAAGCAGGGGTGCTTTTAGTTTCGAAGGTGAAGCTACGATCACTGTAAACAGTGATGATCACAGGAGTCGGCAAGCCTGGCTCAATACCCTGAGTACGGGCGTTGAATGCCTTACAGAATTCCATAATGTTCACGCCGTGCTGACCCAGTGCAGGACCAACAGGTGGGCTAGGGTTAGCCTGAGCAGCTTTCACTTGAAGCTTGATGTAAGCGGTAATCTTCTTGGCCATGAGGCACTCCAATTACGGGTTCGAACGCCTTCAAAGGCTCC
The DNA window shown above is from Pseudomonas sp. BSw22131 and carries:
- the rplK gene encoding 50S ribosomal protein L11, which translates into the protein MAKKITAYIKLQVKAAQANPSPPVGPALGQHGVNIMEFCKAFNARTQGIEPGLPTPVIITVYSDRSFTFETKSTPASVLLKKAAGLTSGSARPNTVKVGTVTRAQLEDIAKAKNADLTAADMDAAVRTIAGSARSMGLNVEGV